A genome region from Candidatus Omnitrophota bacterium includes the following:
- a CDS encoding electron transfer flavoprotein subunit beta/FixA family protein, whose protein sequence is MNIIVCIKQVPDTQDIRINPETNTLMREGVQSIVNPFDMYAIEEALRIKEKLGGKITVICMGPQQADSALREAVSMGVDEMVLMCDRAFAGSDTWATSYTLAKGIQKLGKFDLIICGKQAIDGDTAQVGPGIAATLDIPQVTYVKKTEEIKEDMARFEKMTEEGFEVIETPLPCLITVVKEINIPRLPSLKGKIRAKQAPVTTLTAKDIDAEPEKLGLKGSPTVVKKVFTPPKRTGGQILQGETNEVVAKLVEALKDMVVAAGKT, encoded by the coding sequence GTGAACATAATCGTCTGCATAAAACAGGTCCCTGACACGCAGGATATAAGGATCAACCCCGAAACCAATACCCTGATGCGCGAGGGCGTGCAATCGATAGTAAATCCGTTCGATATGTACGCCATAGAAGAAGCGTTGAGGATAAAGGAGAAGCTCGGCGGCAAGATCACGGTCATCTGCATGGGCCCGCAGCAGGCGGATTCAGCGCTGCGCGAGGCGGTCTCTATGGGCGTCGACGAGATGGTCCTTATGTGCGACCGCGCCTTCGCCGGCTCCGACACATGGGCTACGAGCTACACCCTCGCGAAAGGCATCCAGAAACTCGGCAAGTTCGACCTTATAATCTGCGGAAAGCAGGCGATAGACGGCGACACGGCGCAGGTCGGGCCGGGGATAGCCGCTACCCTCGATATTCCGCAGGTCACATACGTAAAGAAGACGGAAGAGATAAAAGAGGATATGGCAAGGTTCGAGAAGATGACAGAGGAAGGATTCGAGGTCATCGAGACCCCGCTGCCATGCCTTATCACCGTCGTAAAAGAGATAAATATCCCGCGGCTTCCCTCGTTAAAAGGGAAGATACGCGCCAAACAGGCGCCGGTGACGACGCTGACGGCAAAAGATATCGACGCCGAACCGGAGAAGCTCGGGCTGAAGGGCTCTCCGACGGTCGTAAAGAAGGTGTTTACGCCGCCCAAGAGGACAGGCGGGCAGATCTTGCAGGGCGAGACGAATGAGGTCGTGGCTAAACTCGTCGAGGCGTTAAAAGACATGGTTGTCGCGGCGGGAAAAACATAA
- a CDS encoding electron transfer flavoprotein subunit alpha encodes MAEQNNSQECSIRILLDKCTGCTLCVKSCPFGAITMQDKKAVIDFGKCTLCGACVAICKFKAIELTTCKVEPKADLSAYKGVWVFAEQKKGNVQSVVYELLGKGRELANDLGTELACILIGDGMEVKAQELFSRGADKVYLVEDPKLKNYMDEPYTNVIVELVKEFKPEILLYGATSIGRSLASRVAVKLYTGLTADCTGLAIDKEKKLLLQTRPAFGGNIMATIVCENYRPQMSTVRHKVFKEAVVDKARTGQVVKKSYPGNLYDSRTKLLEIKEEESTTANLTEANIIVSGGRGLGKPENFKIIEDLAKVLGGAVGASRSAVDAEWIPYSHQVGQTGKTVCPKIYFACGISGQIQHLAGMSSSDIIIAINKDPLAPIFTVATYGIVGDLNEVVPALTQKFKEVLKK; translated from the coding sequence ATGGCAGAACAGAATAATTCCCAAGAATGTTCCATACGGATATTGCTGGATAAATGCACGGGATGCACCTTGTGCGTCAAGAGCTGCCCGTTCGGCGCGATAACCATGCAGGACAAGAAGGCCGTCATAGATTTCGGGAAGTGCACGCTCTGCGGCGCCTGCGTGGCTATATGCAAGTTCAAGGCGATAGAGCTTACCACCTGCAAGGTCGAGCCGAAGGCGGACCTTAGCGCTTACAAGGGCGTCTGGGTGTTCGCCGAGCAGAAGAAGGGCAATGTCCAGAGCGTCGTATATGAACTCCTCGGTAAAGGCCGGGAGCTCGCCAATGACCTAGGCACAGAGCTCGCCTGCATCCTGATAGGCGACGGGATGGAAGTCAAGGCCCAGGAGTTATTCTCCCGCGGCGCGGATAAGGTATATCTCGTCGAGGACCCGAAACTCAAGAATTACATGGACGAGCCTTATACCAATGTCATCGTCGAGCTCGTCAAGGAATTCAAGCCCGAAATACTTTTATACGGCGCGACCTCGATCGGCAGGTCGCTTGCCTCACGGGTGGCCGTAAAACTCTATACGGGCCTTACGGCCGACTGCACCGGGCTTGCTATCGACAAAGAAAAGAAATTGCTTTTACAGACCCGCCCGGCGTTCGGCGGGAATATCATGGCGACGATCGTCTGCGAGAATTACCGGCCGCAGATGTCGACGGTCCGCCACAAAGTCTTCAAGGAAGCCGTTGTCGACAAGGCCAGGACCGGCCAGGTAGTAAAGAAGAGCTATCCGGGAAACCTTTACGATTCCCGCACGAAATTACTGGAGATAAAAGAAGAGGAATCAACTACGGCGAACCTCACCGAGGCGAACATAATCGTCTCGGGCGGCAGGGGGCTCGGAAAACCGGAAAATTTCAAGATCATTGAAGACTTGGCGAAGGTATTGGGCGGGGCTGTCGGCGCCTCGCGCTCTGCCGTTGACGCCGAATGGATACCGTACTCGCACCAGGTGGGCCAGACAGGAAAGACCGTCTGCCCGAAGATATATTTCGCATGCGGCATATCCGGGCAGATACAGCATTTGGCCGGCATGTCGTCCTCGGATATCATCATCGCGATAAATAAAGACCCTCTAGCGCCGATATTTACAGTTGCCACCTACGGCATAGTAGGCGACTTAAACGAGGTCGTCCCGGCACTTACACAGAAATTCAAGGAAGTCCTGAAGAAATAA
- a CDS encoding tetratricopeptide repeat protein: MNSAGAETDSELFSRGEKSLNNGEFDGAVKTFQILINKYPYSKFLPYAIYDQAFAFLETGEYQRAEENFKRINKDFSYLKDLMPKVQFGLAECYLRMGKDDLADSFYSASLSKDRSRVPDVIFSKACVYYKRDKLDLAATFFKKMIEGYPADPRALDAKFMLASIYKEQGKYKKAVDTFKTIPKDSRMGNDACFKLGEIAFKVKNYPKAVEFFRNVRPKSEIFGEKTNLEELARYQMGLAYYELGKIYETRIVCEDFLERYPGSESIKDVRHLLVIAYLKQKKVDEAVQAFKDYARLDPKGAQKLDVNFFIGESFYERGEYKEAIGFYKKQLAESKDAGSIEKNLSRLGECYFSLNDYAKAEEAYKEYLKTYPNGPSAPQFAFRLAYVFATQNNYASALKLYKMIEEKFPKLEYIDNVIYNIGWCYSKSGEPGEALTYFKKFIESYPENKLAPAATYEIGNIYFNNRQYAQAAEYYKQLVERYPQSETIEAASYRLSVSYLYSAKREEALNELVIFLDKNPTSPLAIEVIGRIYDIYLSQKKYREGIAAFEELAKKHSQQKAILAELYSCLADLYLISGNSPDAAKTVQKLLSSYDGFSDTPPSGNAAYIIGQVLVKGNNGPEAVKFYSDILAKYKDDALTEVSLFGRGQAYLKLKSWRDAIGDFSELISRYPDTKYASRAKLGIANSYYNRDILSEAIKYYKDVVDNYKDETTVEALFKLGDSYFLQKKYAEALPSFQRVAILYSNREELAAESLFKAGECQEKLENRQEARALYEKLAANYPKTEEAKKARERLKAIKR; this comes from the coding sequence ATGAATTCAGCAGGCGCCGAAACAGACAGCGAGTTATTTTCCCGAGGAGAAAAATCTTTAAATAACGGCGAATTCGACGGCGCTGTTAAAACTTTCCAGATCTTAATAAATAAATATCCTTACAGCAAATTTCTCCCGTATGCCATTTACGACCAGGCCTTCGCTTTTTTGGAAACCGGCGAATACCAGCGGGCAGAAGAGAATTTTAAGAGGATCAACAAAGACTTTTCATATTTGAAAGATTTGATGCCGAAAGTCCAGTTTGGATTGGCGGAATGTTATTTAAGGATGGGAAAAGATGATCTGGCGGATTCATTCTATAGCGCCTCATTGTCTAAAGACCGGTCCAGGGTCCCCGATGTGATCTTTAGCAAGGCATGCGTTTATTACAAGCGGGATAAGCTGGATTTAGCGGCGACATTTTTTAAAAAAATGATCGAAGGTTATCCGGCCGATCCAAGGGCCTTGGACGCCAAATTCATGCTGGCCAGTATCTATAAAGAGCAGGGAAAATATAAAAAGGCGGTGGATACTTTCAAAACGATCCCCAAGGACTCAAGGATGGGAAACGACGCATGTTTTAAACTGGGCGAGATCGCGTTTAAGGTCAAGAATTATCCCAAGGCGGTGGAATTTTTCCGCAATGTAAGACCCAAGAGCGAGATTTTCGGGGAAAAAACAAATTTGGAAGAACTCGCCCGGTACCAAATGGGGCTGGCTTATTATGAACTGGGCAAAATATACGAGACGCGGATAGTATGCGAGGATTTCCTGGAAAGATATCCCGGAAGCGAGTCGATAAAAGACGTGCGCCACCTGTTGGTCATCGCTTATTTAAAACAAAAAAAGGTTGACGAGGCGGTCCAGGCATTTAAAGATTACGCGCGCCTTGACCCGAAAGGGGCGCAAAAACTTGATGTAAATTTCTTCATAGGAGAATCCTTTTACGAAAGGGGAGAATACAAAGAGGCGATAGGATTTTATAAAAAGCAGCTTGCGGAATCCAAAGACGCCGGGTCTATCGAAAAGAATCTATCTAGATTAGGGGAATGCTACTTTAGCCTTAATGACTACGCTAAGGCGGAAGAGGCCTATAAGGAATATCTAAAAACGTATCCGAACGGGCCGTCAGCGCCGCAATTCGCTTTTAGGTTGGCGTATGTCTTCGCGACCCAGAATAATTATGCCTCAGCGCTGAAGCTCTATAAGATGATCGAAGAGAAGTTCCCTAAGTTGGAGTATATAGATAATGTGATCTATAATATAGGGTGGTGTTATTCCAAATCGGGAGAGCCCGGTGAAGCGCTAACCTATTTTAAAAAATTCATAGAGAGCTATCCGGAAAACAAATTGGCGCCGGCCGCTACGTATGAGATCGGGAATATATATTTTAATAACAGGCAATACGCCCAAGCCGCCGAGTATTATAAGCAACTGGTCGAGAGATATCCCCAAAGCGAAACAATAGAAGCTGCTTCGTACCGGCTCAGCGTAAGTTATCTCTATTCCGCAAAACGGGAGGAGGCGCTGAACGAACTGGTAATTTTCCTGGATAAGAACCCGACCAGTCCTTTAGCCATTGAAGTCATAGGCAGGATCTACGATATCTATTTGAGCCAGAAGAAATACAGGGAAGGGATCGCGGCTTTTGAGGAATTAGCGAAAAAACATTCCCAGCAAAAGGCCATCTTGGCGGAATTATACAGTTGCCTTGCAGACCTGTACCTTATTTCCGGAAATTCGCCGGATGCCGCCAAGACCGTGCAGAAATTACTGTCGTCATATGACGGTTTTTCCGATACTCCTCCCTCAGGAAATGCCGCTTATATTATCGGCCAAGTCCTGGTCAAAGGGAATAATGGACCGGAAGCCGTTAAATTTTACAGCGATATATTGGCCAAATATAAAGATGATGCGCTTACCGAAGTGTCTTTATTCGGGAGGGGCCAAGCCTACCTGAAATTAAAGTCATGGCGGGATGCGATCGGAGATTTCAGCGAATTAATATCCAGATATCCAGATACAAAATACGCAAGCAGGGCCAAATTAGGGATCGCGAATTCCTATTATAATCGCGATATCCTCAGCGAAGCGATCAAATATTATAAAGATGTCGTAGATAATTACAAGGACGAGACGACCGTTGAGGCCCTCTTTAAATTAGGCGACAGCTATTTTTTGCAAAAGAAATATGCCGAGGCCTTACCGAGCTTCCAGCGCGTTGCTATACTATATTCGAATCGCGAAGAATTGGCCGCCGAGTCCCTCTTTAAGGCCGGAGAATGCCAGGAAAAACTGGAAAACAGGCAGGAAGCAAGAGCTTTATACGAGAAACTCGCAGCCAATTACCCTAAAACCGAAGAAGCGAAAAAGGCGCGGGAAAGGTTAAAGGCGATAAAGCGATGA
- a CDS encoding tetratricopeptide repeat protein, with product MTAKKFGLLFKLLFACFLFRCALSFAQDEIILKNGNVIRGSILKTDRSGLSIEVSGQKAVIIVPLTNIDRFTIEAPDFFRTAQDYYLAKKYEQAYPLYLNTIQKYGGLSWGEEAYFKAADCQVKMGDGPKAIELYNSYIGDYPDAKSVNKARMNLAALLSGKGDHDNAIKIYDAVIRSKDESNRPDAYYGSAESYFAQGAYEQALVNYLRVEVLYYDRSDLVANAKFKSGECYEKLGEDEKALVTYREIIAGFPKSDFAKKSKAKLEKLEKGRKKDAT from the coding sequence ATGACAGCCAAGAAATTCGGGTTGCTTTTTAAGCTCTTATTTGCCTGCTTTTTATTCAGGTGCGCTTTATCTTTTGCGCAGGACGAGATCATATTAAAGAACGGAAACGTTATAAGAGGTTCTATATTAAAGACAGACAGGTCCGGATTAAGCATAGAGGTTTCCGGACAAAAAGCGGTCATAATCGTGCCGTTAACGAATATAGACAGGTTCACGATAGAGGCGCCGGATTTTTTCCGTACGGCGCAGGATTATTATCTCGCTAAAAAATATGAACAAGCTTACCCGCTTTATTTAAATACTATTCAAAAATACGGAGGATTAAGCTGGGGCGAGGAGGCTTATTTTAAGGCGGCCGATTGCCAGGTAAAAATGGGAGATGGCCCCAAAGCGATAGAACTGTATAATAGCTACATCGGCGATTATCCGGACGCCAAATCGGTAAATAAGGCCAGGATGAACTTAGCGGCTCTTTTATCCGGAAAGGGCGATCATGACAATGCGATCAAGATCTACGACGCGGTGATACGCTCAAAAGACGAATCAAACCGTCCTGATGCCTATTACGGAAGCGCAGAATCCTATTTTGCCCAAGGCGCATACGAGCAGGCTTTGGTCAATTATCTTAGGGTAGAGGTGCTTTATTATGATAGAAGCGATCTAGTCGCGAACGCTAAATTTAAAAGCGGAGAGTGTTATGAGAAATTAGGTGAAGACGAAAAGGCGCTGGTAACTTACAGGGAGATAATAGCCGGATTTCCTAAAAGCGATTTCGCCAAAAAATCGAAGGCTAAACTGGAGAAGCTAGAAAAAGGGAGGAAGAAAGATGCTACGTAA
- a CDS encoding MotA/TolQ/ExbB proton channel family protein: protein MLRKDAVRTVGFIMASVIILFSFAVFAQEVAVPAATKGMTFWQICVAGGWTMIFIGLCSILGMALIIDLFISLRKSVMMPADYLMAVKTSIKNGDMQGATNLGSLRKGFLVNVVQAGIDKSGHELQIIQDSMTIVGGKEATGLQQKIGYLSSIGTISPMLGLLGTVLGMIQSFNVIAFEAGLGKPTLLAAGVSQALITTAFGLIVGIPVMAFFFYFRNKAQEITTDIEITAGEIALMLAGKSKG from the coding sequence ATGCTACGTAAAGATGCGGTGCGAACGGTTGGGTTTATTATGGCGTCGGTAATAATCTTATTTTCATTTGCTGTTTTTGCTCAGGAAGTCGCGGTCCCTGCGGCGACAAAAGGAATGACATTTTGGCAGATATGCGTTGCCGGCGGTTGGACCATGATCTTCATCGGCTTATGCTCCATACTCGGCATGGCCCTGATAATCGACCTATTCATCTCGTTGCGTAAATCCGTCATGATGCCGGCCGATTATCTGATGGCGGTCAAGACTTCGATAAAGAACGGGGATATGCAGGGGGCGACAAATCTAGGCAGCCTCAGGAAAGGTTTCCTGGTCAACGTCGTCCAGGCAGGTATAGATAAAAGCGGCCATGAACTACAGATCATCCAGGACTCGATGACCATAGTAGGCGGCAAGGAAGCTACGGGCCTTCAGCAGAAGATCGGCTATCTTTCATCGATAGGAACGATATCCCCGATGCTCGGGCTTCTCGGTACGGTCTTAGGTATGATCCAGTCATTTAACGTTATCGCCTTTGAGGCAGGTTTGGGTAAACCGACACTATTGGCCGCCGGCGTGTCCCAGGCCTTGATCACGACCGCCTTCGGGTTGATCGTCGGTATCCCGGTAATGGCTTTCTTTTTCTACTTCCGTAATAAGGCCCAGGAGATAACCACCGACATAGAGATCACCGCCGGAGAGATAGCGCTGATGCTTGCCGGAAAATCAAAGGGATAA
- a CDS encoding biopolymer transporter ExbD: protein MRFLRQKIEEPGFQMAPMIDCVFLLLIFFMSVSTFHQLESVEGINLPVADQSRAVEDAAPKLSVNIKSDGAIVMNQNIYEPEQLAKILSGTGIKQTIVIRADKTVPHGRVLDVLSACAAAGIWDISFATFQEEPKK from the coding sequence ATGAGATTCCTTAGGCAGAAAATCGAAGAACCGGGGTTCCAGATGGCACCGATGATCGACTGCGTATTCCTGTTGCTGATATTCTTCATGTCCGTATCCACTTTCCACCAATTGGAATCGGTGGAGGGGATAAATTTGCCGGTCGCGGACCAATCCCGGGCCGTCGAAGACGCGGCTCCGAAACTTTCCGTAAACATAAAAAGCGACGGGGCGATAGTCATGAACCAGAATATATACGAGCCTGAACAACTCGCGAAAATATTGTCCGGAACCGGAATAAAACAAACGATCGTAATAAGGGCGGATAAAACTGTCCCGCACGGCAGGGTCCTTGATGTTTTAAGCGCCTGCGCCGCGGCCGGGATCTGGGATATATCGTTCGCTACATTTCAGGAAGAGCCAAAAAAATGA
- a CDS encoding biopolymer transporter ExbD, with amino-acid sequence MRFFKGGNEEPGFQMAPMIDCVFLLLIFFMSASSFNAPEAQLNIDLPAVSSKTQAKIGEDVVVNVLSDGSVMVNDKQYGGPGSKDLPELVGMLTDLTKIFETQPVIIFADPDVSHERVVDVLNACAAAKIKSVSFLVPEETILRIGNK; translated from the coding sequence ATGAGATTTTTTAAGGGAGGCAACGAAGAGCCGGGGTTCCAGATGGCCCCTATGATCGATTGTGTATTCCTACTGTTGATATTCTTCATGTCCGCCTCCAGTTTTAACGCACCCGAGGCCCAGCTGAACATAGATCTGCCGGCGGTGTCGAGCAAGACACAGGCAAAGATCGGGGAAGATGTAGTAGTAAATGTCCTGTCGGATGGCAGTGTGATGGTGAATGACAAACAATACGGCGGCCCGGGATCAAAGGACCTTCCCGAATTGGTGGGTATGTTGACCGATCTGACCAAGATATTCGAAACACAGCCGGTCATAATATTCGCCGACCCGGATGTTTCGCATGAAAGGGTAGTAGATGTTTTAAACGCTTGCGCCGCAGCGAAGATTAAGTCAGTATCTTTTCTTGTTCCCGAAGAGACAATTTTAAGGATCGGCAACAAATAA
- a CDS encoding DUF4159 domain-containing protein: MLKEIKKSRSYVLALCVHIVILLIIGNILIMKPQVRQAFFEGKILSSKDVNFQRAKFKPEVKLPQEAATSPTKEITTPEQKPLAVDRPLELPAPAIAKTPELVPGEMKIGERKEVISAKPSRASLDFSSKARVTGSGGSIKGTFTFPISTYSDWDNDPSTIPNLMNEFGRRTKVKVSIDQQPINFGNKEKIFQYPLIYMNGHQSFSFTQDDADTIREYLKRGGFLFIVNDNAKGGAFEDSLYKEMKKILPGSEFQKVPMSHPIYHIFYDFKGDRLPDGLYKNLPPEGYAIYYGDRMVVYYLATGDVCDGWTEAEGSRWPGTRYIPTQSHNFGKLSNQGPGIGSGEGAGEEGIENSFKIGVNVLVYILSNMP, from the coding sequence ATGCTTAAAGAGATAAAAAAATCCAGAAGTTACGTGTTGGCGTTATGTGTGCATATAGTGATATTGCTGATCATAGGAAATATTCTGATAATGAAGCCCCAGGTAAGACAGGCGTTCTTTGAGGGAAAAATACTATCTTCAAAAGATGTTAATTTTCAGCGGGCTAAGTTCAAACCGGAAGTAAAACTGCCGCAGGAGGCGGCTACTTCGCCGACGAAAGAAATAACCACGCCGGAACAAAAACCCCTCGCGGTCGATAGGCCTCTCGAGCTCCCGGCTCCGGCTATTGCCAAAACCCCTGAATTGGTGCCCGGGGAGATGAAAATAGGGGAACGCAAGGAGGTGATATCCGCAAAACCCTCCCGCGCGTCGTTAGATTTTTCCTCAAAGGCCCGGGTAACCGGAAGCGGCGGTTCGATAAAAGGCACTTTCACCTTTCCTATCTCTACCTACTCCGATTGGGATAACGACCCTTCGACGATCCCGAACTTAATGAACGAGTTCGGCAGGAGGACGAAAGTCAAAGTTTCCATCGACCAGCAGCCCATCAATTTCGGGAATAAGGAAAAGATTTTTCAATACCCGTTGATATATATGAATGGTCATCAAAGTTTTAGTTTTACACAGGATGATGCGGATACCATCCGTGAGTATCTTAAGCGCGGCGGCTTTTTATTCATTGTAAACGATAATGCGAAAGGCGGAGCTTTCGAAGACTCGCTTTACAAAGAGATGAAAAAGATCCTCCCCGGTTCTGAGTTTCAAAAAGTCCCGATGAGCCACCCGATATATCATATTTTTTATGATTTTAAAGGCGATAGGCTGCCGGATGGTTTATATAAAAATTTACCGCCGGAAGGGTACGCGATTTATTACGGCGATAGAATGGTCGTTTATTATCTGGCGACCGGAGACGTTTGCGATGGTTGGACAGAAGCGGAAGGATCCAGATGGCCAGGAACAAGATACATCCCGACCCAAAGTCATAATTTCGGAAAGCTTTCTAATCAAGGCCCCGGTATCGGTTCCGGAGAAGGTGCCGGAGAAGAGGGAATAGAAAATTCCTTCAAGATAGGAGTAAACGTTCTTGTTTATATCCTTTCGAATATGCCATAA
- a CDS encoding CvpA family protein produces MPEVFQRINWVDVLIVILLFRTSYIGARNGLSEELFRIIGVLMGLFFSIKFYSLIGSRINSTMALPQEYVDGATFLILILLSMLSLKLVSLGLTKIVKLAFADKIDKWGGFLAGLFRGAVLMSLLFMFFSIIQADYLVKSVEERSLTGPYVAKIAPNVYQVVARTSPEIVKALPKVK; encoded by the coding sequence TTGCCAGAAGTTTTCCAGCGTATCAATTGGGTCGATGTCCTGATCGTAATTCTTTTATTTAGAACGAGTTATATTGGAGCGCGTAACGGACTTTCCGAAGAGCTCTTCAGGATAATAGGCGTCTTGATGGGCCTCTTTTTTTCGATCAAGTTCTATTCCTTGATCGGAAGCCGCATTAATTCCACCATGGCCCTTCCGCAGGAATATGTCGACGGCGCAACTTTTTTAATACTAATTTTACTGTCTATGTTAAGTTTGAAATTAGTAAGCCTTGGCTTGACCAAGATAGTTAAGTTGGCTTTCGCCGACAAGATAGATAAATGGGGCGGGTTCCTGGCGGGTTTATTCCGGGGCGCGGTCCTGATGAGCCTGCTGTTCATGTTCTTCAGCATCATCCAGGCCGATTACCTGGTAAAGTCGGTCGAGGAGCGTTCCCTGACAGGTCCCTACGTAGCGAAGATAGCGCCCAACGTATATCAGGTCGTAGCGAGGACTTCCCCGGAAATCGTAAAAGCTCTTCCGAAGGTGAAGTAA
- a CDS encoding NGG1p interacting factor NIF3 — MKLSKLYDFAVKEGMAADPRGKEAIAKALARVRKEYESLKEKDKEFFDKEKLTNPYADTRVLNGAGSAEIKKALVGVDMEVGEVLLADRLREKGRKIDLILSHHPEGSALANFYEVMNMQPDIWYKFGIPINTAEGLMRDRIKEVERRVLAGNHTRAVDAAKLLGIPMMCIHTPADNHVTSYLQKIFDSKKPEALAEVVEILREIPEYRNAAKRNAGPKILFGEPRNRPGRIFVDMTGGTEGPKDMFEKLEAAGVGTIICMHLGEDHFKNVQKGHLNIVIAGHISSDNLGLNLLFDKVAKEDKIEFIGCSGFERISR, encoded by the coding sequence TTGAAGTTATCTAAATTATATGATTTCGCGGTAAAGGAAGGTATGGCCGCCGACCCGCGCGGCAAGGAAGCGATCGCGAAAGCGCTCGCCAGGGTCAGGAAAGAATACGAGTCGCTTAAGGAGAAGGACAAAGAATTTTTCGATAAGGAAAAACTTACCAATCCCTACGCGGACACGCGCGTATTGAACGGCGCGGGTTCGGCAGAGATAAAGAAAGCGCTCGTCGGAGTGGATATGGAAGTGGGCGAGGTCCTGCTTGCCGACAGGTTGAGGGAAAAGGGAAGGAAGATAGACCTCATACTCTCGCATCATCCCGAGGGGAGCGCGTTGGCCAATTTTTACGAAGTGATGAACATGCAGCCGGATATCTGGTACAAATTCGGCATTCCCATAAATACCGCCGAAGGGCTCATGAGGGACAGGATAAAGGAAGTCGAGCGCCGTGTATTAGCCGGGAACCACACGAGGGCGGTCGACGCCGCGAAACTCCTCGGGATCCCTATGATGTGCATCCATACGCCGGCCGATAACCATGTCACAAGCTATCTCCAGAAGATCTTTGACAGCAAAAAACCCGAAGCATTGGCCGAAGTGGTCGAGATATTGAGGGAGATACCGGAATACAGGAACGCGGCGAAACGCAACGCCGGTCCGAAGATACTTTTCGGCGAGCCGAGGAACAGGCCGGGCAGGATATTCGTGGATATGACCGGCGGGACCGAGGGGCCGAAGGATATGTTCGAGAAGCTCGAGGCCGCAGGCGTCGGGACGATAATCTGCATGCACCTCGGAGAAGATCATTTCAAGAATGTCCAGAAGGGCCACCTGAATATCGTGATAGCCGGGCATATCTCAAGCGATAACCTCGGCTTGAACCTCCTTTTCGACAAGGTCGCGAAAGAGGATAAGATCGAGTTCATCGGCTGTTCGGGATTCGAAAGGATAAGCCGTTAG